In Maridesulfovibrio sp., a single genomic region encodes these proteins:
- a CDS encoding DUF2062 domain-containing protein, which yields MDKDKQSTKNVPKKEHESPMGIPKGLAPLAAGGEIKSTKAQGASTTLFQLKPLIVIPVYNHGSSLRDVAMRCLAYGEVLVVDDGSTDGGAESVADLGVTVVRHEKNRGKGQAVLTAAKWAAEAGKTHIITIDADGQHFPEDIPAFLQAMESNPLAVFVGSRQFEGQDVPGASKFGRRFSNFWLRVQTGTRLDDVQSGFRAYPLEIFSVVRTYERRYAFEVEVLVKSAWAGYELLDVPIRVFYPPADQRVSHFDVLKDNIRISLLNTRLTARSFVPLPHRSYGRDEEGKITPIHPMKSLRILLAQDETPFRLAIAGAVGMLLGTLPLIAMHSIAIILVCGFFRLSKITGLAVSQLCMPPFVPALCIEAGYFMRHGQFLTEISLKTLGYEALERFAEWVLGSLVLGPAFALAVGLSIYIMAFIIKRFLSIKPL from the coding sequence TTGGATAAAGACAAACAATCAACGAAAAACGTACCGAAAAAAGAACATGAAAGCCCGATGGGGATTCCAAAGGGGCTTGCTCCTTTGGCCGCCGGAGGCGAAATCAAATCGACAAAAGCGCAAGGCGCATCAACAACTCTCTTCCAGCTAAAGCCGCTGATAGTCATACCTGTTTACAACCACGGTTCTTCGTTGCGGGACGTGGCGATGCGCTGCCTTGCATACGGGGAGGTGCTGGTTGTTGATGACGGCAGCACGGACGGCGGGGCGGAGTCGGTTGCGGACCTTGGTGTTACGGTGGTCCGGCATGAAAAGAATCGGGGCAAGGGTCAGGCAGTTCTGACGGCTGCGAAATGGGCTGCGGAGGCGGGGAAGACGCACATTATAACCATTGATGCCGACGGCCAGCATTTCCCGGAGGACATTCCGGCTTTCCTGCAGGCGATGGAATCCAATCCTCTGGCCGTTTTTGTGGGCAGCAGGCAATTCGAGGGTCAGGACGTTCCCGGAGCATCGAAATTCGGACGCAGGTTTTCCAATTTCTGGCTGCGTGTCCAGACCGGGACCAGACTGGACGATGTGCAGAGCGGGTTCCGGGCCTATCCGCTGGAAATATTTTCGGTGGTCAGGACTTACGAGCGAAGATACGCCTTTGAGGTGGAGGTGCTGGTCAAATCCGCTTGGGCCGGTTACGAGCTTCTGGATGTCCCGATCCGGGTCTTTTATCCCCCGGCGGATCAGCGGGTTTCGCATTTCGATGTTTTGAAGGACAACATCCGCATATCGCTTTTGAATACAAGACTTACGGCGAGATCATTCGTTCCCCTTCCGCACCGCAGCTACGGCCGGGACGAGGAAGGAAAGATAACGCCCATACACCCCATGAAATCCCTGCGCATACTGCTGGCGCAGGACGAGACCCCTTTCCGGCTGGCAATTGCCGGTGCGGTGGGCATGCTGCTGGGCACGCTTCCGCTTATAGCCATGCATTCCATTGCAATCATTCTGGTCTGCGGATTTTTCAGGCTCAGCAAGATAACCGGTCTTGCGGTCAGCCAGTTGTGCATGCCGCCGTTTGTTCCGGCGCTGTGCATTGAGGCCGGGTACTTCATGCGCCATGGACAGTTCCTGACCGAAATTTCACTGAAGACGCTCGGTTATGAGGCTCTTGAACGCTTTGCCGAATGGGTGCTCGGCTCCCTTGTGCTCGGTCCTGCGTTTGCGCTGGCCGTGGGGCTTTCAATCTACATTATGGCCTTTATTATTAAACGGTTTTTGAGTATTAAACCGCTATAA
- a CDS encoding lysophospholipid acyltransferase family protein, which produces MNSRHGHSPEDGRTEKWDGRSMAPAFFHRIFYATIRLAGRHSAYFLLFFVVCFYCLLPKISKRPAAYISRRFGCTGGPKLFLHTFRLYWNFGTMLVDRAVLRITGRFEAYGSEEDKEKLRRLYAEYGKIILLTAHAGCWQMGISYLDFLDAPKAILMLTGKGDVDRHSFKWKTPGAEGGSGAQDITVINPSAPLGGTIEMINALNSGAVLCINADRTFGSERHTVETDFLGGKIRLPISAYKIAAGTGTPVAVVFSARTGPGRGTFRISEVMHVPHDADKGAVRGPQAFVPYAEAYARKLEEFCTDYPYQFYNFYDMWH; this is translated from the coding sequence GTGAACAGCAGGCACGGACACAGCCCGGAAGACGGGCGCACGGAAAAATGGGACGGCAGAAGCATGGCCCCGGCATTTTTCCACCGTATCTTTTATGCAACCATACGGCTGGCCGGAAGGCATAGCGCCTATTTTCTGCTGTTTTTCGTGGTCTGCTTCTACTGCCTGCTGCCGAAAATCAGCAAAAGGCCTGCCGCATACATATCACGGAGATTCGGCTGCACCGGTGGCCCGAAGCTTTTTCTGCATACTTTCCGGCTGTACTGGAATTTCGGAACCATGCTTGTGGACAGGGCCGTGCTAAGGATTACGGGCAGATTCGAGGCGTATGGGTCCGAAGAGGACAAGGAAAAACTGCGCAGACTCTACGCTGAATATGGAAAGATCATTCTGCTGACCGCTCATGCCGGCTGCTGGCAGATGGGGATTTCCTATCTTGATTTTCTTGACGCTCCGAAGGCGATACTGATGCTGACCGGCAAGGGAGATGTGGACAGACACTCCTTCAAATGGAAAACTCCGGGAGCGGAAGGCGGAAGCGGTGCTCAGGATATAACCGTGATCAATCCCTCGGCTCCGCTGGGCGGAACCATTGAGATGATCAATGCGCTTAATAGCGGGGCTGTGCTGTGCATCAACGCGGACAGGACCTTCGGCAGTGAGCGGCACACGGTGGAAACGGATTTTCTGGGCGGAAAAATAAGGCTGCCCATCAGCGCGTACAAGATAGCGGCAGGAACGGGTACACCCGTTGCGGTTGTTTTTTCGGCACGCACGGGGCCCGGCAGGGGAACTTTCCGGATTTCGGAAGTCATGCATGTTCCGCATGACGCGGACAAGGGCGCCGTGCGCGGACCTCAGGCATTCGTACCTTATGCCGAAGCCTATGCCCGGAAGCTGGAAGAATTCTGCACCGATTATCCGTACCAGTTCTACAATTTTTATGACATGTGGCATTAA
- a CDS encoding phosphopantetheine-binding protein, with translation MARYKYREDKLHTRLKELLIEELNLVDVSVDEIEDDAPLFGEGLGLDSLDAVEIVVLVQKNFNVEIKNMDEGRAAFQSINSLADFIKERQAS, from the coding sequence ATTGCCCGATATAAATACCGAGAGGACAAATTGCATACCAGACTTAAGGAACTTCTTATCGAGGAACTGAACCTCGTGGATGTAAGCGTTGACGAAATTGAGGACGATGCCCCCCTGTTCGGGGAAGGACTCGGACTGGATTCCCTTGATGCTGTTGAAATCGTCGTGCTGGTCCAGAAGAATTTCAATGTTGAAATCAAGAACATGGATGAGGGCAGGGCAGCTTTCCAGTCCATCAACAGCCTTGCCGATTTTATAAAGGAACGCCAGGCTTCCTGA
- a CDS encoding lipid biosynthesis B12-binding/radical SAM protein has product MSSVFMISTNTNVEPYPVYPIGMSVIAGALTQAGHRVFQYDMLAHGESLSALREKIAAFAPDYVGISIRNVDNVDSFTSHMNGYLEKVREIVTVAKEFGVPILAGGAGFSLLPEEILNFIKADYGVVGEGERKMVRLISCLEQGQEPDRIFGPEKGIPGNEIPAPLWSSELLDYYMAESGVVSVQTKRGCEHCCSYCTYPYLEGRKMRLRNVKSVGDEIEKLCGCGATDFFFTDSVFNDKAGHYLQVAEEIVRRGLDIRWCGFFQPASIEPDELDLLKRSGMNAVEVGTDATTDTTMRGLNKGFNYEEVTAFNDLLVSRKIPCAHFVIFGGPDETMETVREGITNMNALKNCAVFAFSGVRLHKGTPLFKRAIKEGLVSSEQPLLEPFYYFSPHLDKDEMNRVITEGFHGRRDRLFPPDEGQQRINIMKKFGFRGIMWDRLIRFND; this is encoded by the coding sequence ATGTCATCCGTCTTCATGATCTCTACCAACACCAATGTGGAACCGTATCCGGTCTACCCGATCGGCATGTCCGTTATCGCCGGAGCCCTCACTCAGGCAGGGCACAGGGTCTTTCAGTACGACATGCTAGCACACGGGGAGAGCCTTTCCGCTCTTCGGGAAAAAATAGCCGCGTTCGCCCCCGACTATGTCGGAATTTCCATCCGCAACGTGGATAACGTGGACTCCTTTACCTCGCACATGAACGGATATCTGGAAAAGGTCCGTGAAATAGTCACCGTGGCAAAGGAATTCGGCGTCCCGATTCTGGCCGGGGGAGCCGGTTTTTCCCTGCTTCCGGAAGAAATACTGAATTTCATTAAAGCGGATTACGGTGTTGTGGGCGAAGGGGAACGCAAAATGGTCCGCCTCATATCCTGCCTGGAACAGGGGCAGGAACCGGACCGTATCTTCGGCCCGGAAAAAGGAATCCCCGGCAATGAAATACCCGCCCCGCTCTGGAGTAGTGAACTGCTTGATTACTACATGGCCGAAAGCGGTGTGGTGAGCGTGCAGACCAAACGCGGCTGCGAACATTGCTGCTCCTATTGCACCTATCCCTATCTGGAAGGCCGCAAAATGCGCTTGCGCAATGTAAAAAGCGTGGGGGATGAAATAGAAAAACTGTGCGGGTGCGGCGCAACTGATTTCTTCTTCACCGACTCGGTCTTCAACGACAAGGCCGGACATTACCTGCAGGTGGCCGAAGAAATTGTCCGGCGCGGACTGGACATCAGGTGGTGCGGTTTTTTCCAGCCTGCCAGCATAGAACCGGATGAACTGGACCTGCTCAAACGATCCGGCATGAACGCCGTGGAAGTCGGTACCGACGCAACGACAGACACCACCATGCGCGGCCTCAACAAAGGATTCAACTACGAAGAAGTGACGGCCTTCAACGATCTGCTCGTCTCCCGCAAAATTCCCTGTGCCCATTTCGTAATCTTCGGAGGACCGGACGAAACCATGGAAACAGTGCGCGAAGGCATAACCAACATGAACGCCCTGAAAAACTGTGCGGTCTTCGCCTTTTCCGGGGTCCGGCTGCACAAGGGAACCCCGCTCTTTAAGCGCGCAATCAAAGAAGGCCTGGTTTCCAGTGAGCAACCGCTGCTCGAACCGTTTTACTACTTTTCCCCGCATCTGGACAAAGATGAAATGAACCGGGTCATTACCGAAGGTTTCCATGGAAGGCGGGATCGCCTCTTCCCCCCGGATGAAGGACAGCAGCGGATCAATATAATGAAAAAATTTGGGTTCCGAGGCATAATGTGGGACCGGCTTATAAGGTTCAACGACTGA
- a CDS encoding 3-hydroxylacyl-ACP dehydratase, with translation MQLPVNAEKLLPHRGTMLLIDKVLTAGDRAGTVSAVLDGKSISRDSDGRIQPVFYIELVAQAYAAVCGYEFISKGLAVPEGFLVGVQNFEIYKADSPGTDSELLISVSTIGEIYGFAVVEGSVSQDGKPLAGGQIKLFVPQD, from the coding sequence ATGCAACTACCAGTAAATGCGGAAAAACTTCTTCCCCACCGGGGAACAATGCTGTTGATAGACAAGGTGCTCACTGCCGGGGACAGGGCCGGAACGGTCAGCGCCGTTCTTGACGGCAAATCAATATCACGGGACTCGGACGGCCGGATACAGCCTGTTTTTTACATCGAACTGGTTGCCCAGGCATACGCGGCAGTCTGCGGCTATGAATTTATAAGCAAAGGGCTTGCGGTTCCGGAAGGTTTTCTGGTCGGCGTACAGAATTTCGAAATCTATAAGGCAGATTCTCCCGGCACCGACTCTGAACTGCTCATTTCGGTCAGCACCATAGGAGAAATATACGGCTTTGCCGTGGTCGAGGGTTCTGTTTCACAGGACGGGAAACCCCTTGCCGGTGGCCAGATAAAACTGTTCGTCCCGCAGGATTGA
- a CDS encoding acyl-CoA thioesterase: MSRKGYFPVIPDAPAPLRLTVERSVRFEEVDPMNIVWHGRYPGYFEDGRVALGDKYGIGYLDLYRYGVAAPIKKMQIDYIKPLRFGETFSIETLLHWTEAARMNYEFIIRDSSGEKVTTGYTVQLFLQDNELMMYQPDFFAELCEKWKAGKL, translated from the coding sequence ATGAGCAGAAAAGGATATTTCCCGGTCATTCCTGATGCTCCGGCCCCCTTGCGGTTGACAGTGGAACGCTCCGTGCGCTTCGAGGAAGTGGACCCCATGAACATAGTGTGGCACGGCCGCTATCCCGGATATTTCGAAGACGGCCGGGTTGCTCTGGGTGATAAGTACGGCATCGGCTACCTTGATCTCTACCGCTACGGCGTTGCCGCTCCCATAAAAAAAATGCAGATAGACTACATCAAACCGCTCCGGTTCGGAGAGACTTTCAGCATTGAAACCCTTCTGCATTGGACCGAAGCAGCCCGCATGAACTACGAATTCATAATCCGCGATTCTTCCGGTGAAAAAGTCACCACCGGATATACCGTGCAACTGTTTCTCCAAGACAATGAGCTAATGATGTACCAACCGGATTTCTTCGCCGAACTCTGCGAAAAATGGAAGGCAGGGAAGCTCTAA
- a CDS encoding beta-ketoacyl-[acyl-carrier-protein] synthase family protein: MDLPVSICATGCVCAAGRDTETCFETMTRGQVTPTFDPPLPLEQEMVSPVFAVDRAWLDSPQTLLTDTMRILLTAAREACAQAGINKGNSGQLRIGTCIGSSTGASLNFKPFYQQWREGESPDLGIIRSYLHSNPALCLAEYLGFTGPAQTVTNACSSGTDAIGIAASWIRQGLCDAVLAGGADALSSISYTGFSRLMITGPEKCRPFDVNRKGLNLGEGAAVLLLTDENGLKKLGRKSLGSILGYGTCCDAHHLTAPHPQGIGLRKAIGEALKRSDLHANQIGFINTHGTGTDNNDRVEGQVMRKMFPGTTITGTKGYTGHTLGAAGAIEAVMTVEALRRGLIMPTSGFRDADQETGIIPLAHPLETDAEFALSDSLAFGGNNSALVFRRAEA, from the coding sequence ATGGATCTCCCTGTAAGCATCTGTGCAACTGGCTGCGTATGCGCGGCCGGCAGGGACACTGAAACCTGCTTTGAAACCATGACCCGCGGGCAGGTAACTCCGACATTTGATCCTCCCCTGCCTCTCGAGCAGGAGATGGTTTCACCTGTTTTTGCCGTGGACCGCGCATGGCTGGACAGCCCGCAGACACTGCTGACCGACACCATGCGAATTCTCCTGACGGCTGCGCGGGAAGCGTGTGCTCAGGCTGGAATAAACAAGGGAAATTCCGGACAACTGCGCATAGGCACCTGCATAGGCTCTTCCACAGGAGCGTCACTTAATTTCAAGCCCTTCTACCAGCAGTGGCGGGAAGGGGAATCCCCCGATCTCGGCATCATCCGCAGTTACCTGCACAGCAATCCGGCCCTGTGTCTGGCCGAATATCTTGGCTTCACCGGTCCGGCTCAAACTGTGACCAACGCCTGCTCATCAGGAACCGACGCCATAGGCATCGCAGCTTCATGGATAAGGCAGGGGCTTTGCGACGCCGTGCTCGCCGGAGGGGCCGATGCCCTGAGCAGCATTTCCTACACAGGATTCTCCCGGCTGATGATAACCGGCCCGGAAAAATGCCGTCCCTTCGATGTGAACAGGAAGGGACTTAATCTGGGGGAAGGAGCGGCCGTACTTCTACTGACAGACGAAAACGGCCTGAAAAAACTCGGCAGAAAATCTCTGGGCAGCATTCTCGGTTACGGGACCTGCTGTGACGCTCATCATCTCACCGCCCCGCATCCGCAGGGGATCGGTCTGCGGAAGGCTATCGGGGAAGCTTTGAAACGCAGCGACCTGCATGCAAACCAGATAGGCTTCATCAACACCCACGGAACCGGAACGGACAATAACGACCGGGTCGAAGGTCAGGTCATGCGGAAAATGTTCCCCGGAACGACAATTACCGGAACCAAGGGATACACAGGGCACACACTGGGAGCGGCCGGAGCCATCGAAGCGGTTATGACCGTCGAAGCACTGCGCCGGGGGCTAATTATGCCCACATCCGGCTTCAGGGATGCGGACCAGGAAACCGGCATCATCCCGCTTGCACACCCTCTGGAAACGGACGCCGAATTCGCACTCTCCGATTCACTGGCCTTCGGGGGCAACAACTCCGCACTGGTCTTCAGGAGGGCCGAGGCATGA
- a CDS encoding MMPL family transporter: MSAPGRFTPHVSRTAAIFILILCLLICALPLLRASFSEDISAMIPQGEDGHIAEDFRLLQKAPLADSVLISISSPKAEPGRLVTVADTLTGMMDKNRLELQNYGDSSAPGIIDFLLRNAPLLTTRQDVEKLEELTSEKAIPETSSRAKRLLLSPAGFGMKKIIAEDPLDLRSIYLQKLAPLKNLPKLNPADKYFLSKDRKSLLLIARSHVPMSDSEKAAALVSHMKDIREKVLEKFGPKNPGQEIPGLEISVLSGHVYSAANAAIIKNDILTVSIIALCALVLLFAAAFRKTEALTVFAAPGIAVLAGLGGAAFFYPHLSAIVIGFGAVLMGISIDFAVHTWFSLSEHPGDKAAAMHAVTRPILYGAATSCASFAALFISGIPGIRQLAAFSVCGIIAACAYALLFIPAVCNTFTNLPAKNRTSASSKKHGRAAAVISIIFLAAGIMAAMSNSFDTELKHIGYVSAGIKKTEKAFHEKWGDMRGQSMIFAKGEDIREALANNEKVWRDIKTNLPETKAVSIAPVLPSPETGSENSRRWASFWSENKIHETAVLLNRAATANGFAPHVFDRAVLETADRKPNLSPATLKKSPLSFLADLFIPETTDGTGLVLTMLPDNDSISAHYTRQKEQELGARLVSQSRFKASLEQEMKSDVIRFICLSGLLVPGLIAFMFRDARRAILATFPALFGVAATFGVLGMLSIPLNIFHIVALPLVIGLGADYGIFMVFQEMERPSPATIRAVTISGLTTLAGFGVLVFARHPSLHALGGTVAAGISAALVCAVFILPHFLRIK; the protein is encoded by the coding sequence ATGTCCGCACCGGGCAGATTCACCCCCCATGTCAGCCGGACCGCTGCAATCTTCATCCTGATCCTGTGCCTGCTCATCTGTGCTCTTCCGCTTCTCCGGGCCTCGTTTTCAGAAGATATCTCCGCCATGATCCCGCAGGGCGAAGACGGCCATATAGCCGAAGATTTCCGCCTGCTGCAGAAGGCTCCGCTAGCGGACAGCGTGCTCATATCCATTTCATCACCCAAGGCCGAACCGGGCAGACTGGTCACTGTTGCCGACACCCTGACCGGCATGATGGACAAAAACCGGCTGGAACTGCAGAACTACGGAGATTCGTCCGCTCCGGGCATAATCGATTTCCTGCTGCGCAACGCCCCCCTTCTGACCACCCGACAGGATGTTGAAAAGCTGGAAGAACTGACTTCCGAAAAAGCGATTCCTGAAACAAGCTCACGGGCAAAACGGCTGCTGCTTTCCCCGGCCGGATTCGGCATGAAAAAAATAATCGCCGAAGACCCGCTTGATCTGCGCTCGATATATCTGCAGAAACTGGCTCCGCTCAAGAACCTGCCAAAGCTCAATCCTGCGGACAAATATTTTCTGAGCAAGGACCGCAAAAGCCTTCTGCTGATAGCCCGTTCACATGTACCCATGAGTGATTCGGAAAAAGCGGCCGCCCTTGTTTCCCACATGAAAGACATCCGGGAAAAGGTTCTTGAAAAATTCGGCCCGAAAAATCCCGGACAGGAGATTCCCGGACTGGAAATTTCAGTATTAAGCGGCCATGTATACAGCGCTGCCAACGCCGCGATCATAAAAAATGACATCCTCACCGTCTCCATAATCGCCCTTTGCGCCCTTGTGCTGCTGTTCGCGGCCGCCTTCCGCAAAACCGAAGCGCTGACGGTCTTTGCGGCTCCCGGAATCGCCGTTCTCGCAGGGCTTGGCGGAGCGGCATTCTTCTACCCGCACCTCTCGGCCATCGTAATCGGATTCGGCGCGGTGCTCATGGGCATATCAATTGATTTCGCCGTGCACACATGGTTCTCCCTCTCGGAACATCCCGGAGACAAAGCCGCTGCCATGCATGCGGTTACCCGGCCTATCTTATACGGCGCCGCCACTTCCTGCGCATCCTTCGCGGCCCTGTTCATTTCCGGCATTCCGGGCATCAGACAACTGGCCGCTTTCTCGGTCTGCGGAATCATAGCCGCCTGCGCATACGCGCTTTTATTCATCCCGGCCGTCTGCAACACCTTCACCAACCTGCCCGCAAAAAACAGAACGTCGGCATCATCCAAAAAACACGGCAGAGCCGCAGCCGTCATCTCCATCATTTTTCTTGCCGCCGGTATCATGGCCGCCATGTCCAATTCATTTGATACCGAGCTCAAGCACATCGGCTATGTCTCCGCAGGAATAAAAAAGACCGAAAAAGCGTTCCACGAAAAATGGGGCGACATGCGCGGTCAGTCCATGATCTTTGCCAAAGGCGAAGACATCCGGGAGGCGCTGGCGAACAACGAAAAAGTCTGGCGCGATATTAAAACCAACCTGCCGGAAACAAAAGCCGTCAGCATTGCCCCGGTCCTGCCTTCACCGGAAACCGGAAGCGAAAACAGCAGGCGATGGGCTTCATTCTGGTCCGAAAATAAAATCCACGAAACAGCTGTCCTGCTGAACAGGGCCGCAACAGCAAACGGCTTCGCCCCGCACGTTTTTGACCGGGCTGTCCTTGAAACAGCAGACAGGAAACCGAACCTTTCGCCCGCCACACTCAAAAAAAGTCCTTTAAGCTTTCTGGCGGACCTGTTCATCCCTGAAACAACAGACGGAACAGGTCTGGTCCTGACCATGCTGCCGGATAACGACAGCATATCCGCCCACTACACCCGTCAGAAGGAACAGGAACTCGGTGCCCGGCTGGTTTCGCAGTCACGGTTCAAAGCATCACTTGAACAGGAAATGAAAAGTGACGTGATCAGGTTCATATGCCTGTCCGGACTGCTGGTGCCGGGGCTTATCGCGTTCATGTTCCGTGATGCGCGCCGTGCAATACTGGCAACTTTTCCCGCCCTGTTCGGAGTGGCCGCCACCTTCGGAGTGCTGGGAATGCTTTCGATTCCGCTGAATATCTTTCATATTGTGGCCCTGCCCCTTGTCATCGGCCTCGGAGCGGACTACGGAATATTCATGGTCTTTCAGGAAATGGAACGGCCCTCACCGGCCACAATCAGGGCGGTCACCATATCCGGCCTGACCACACTGGCCGGATTCGGCGTGCTGGTTTTCGCCCGGCATCCGTCCCTGCACGCGCTCGGCGGAACCGTGGCAGCGGGAATAAGTGCCGCGCTCGTCTGCGCAGTGTTCATCCTGCCCCATTTCCTGCGGATTAAATGA
- a CDS encoding outer membrane lipoprotein carrier protein LolA, giving the protein MLTRDLINILTATALTLLLLAGSAFAGADRQEQFLTRLKSNAVNVHSISSDFEQTSFISLFQDKMISTGRFIFARPDNLRWEYETPFASGFLLKGNKGLRWDEAAKQPTQFSTESAPEMAIISEQILAWTTMNIDWLASRYTIKMTGYDPAIMELVPRSEAAGDFMSMIRIFFSADGSYLQAIELHEPGGDYTRIDFRNVKINGPLPDGIFERR; this is encoded by the coding sequence ATGCTTACACGCGACTTGATAAATATTCTTACGGCAACAGCACTGACCCTGCTGCTCCTCGCCGGCAGCGCTTTTGCCGGTGCAGACAGGCAGGAGCAGTTTCTGACACGCCTCAAGTCCAATGCGGTAAATGTGCACTCCATCAGCAGCGACTTTGAGCAGACGAGCTTTATTTCGCTGTTTCAGGACAAAATGATCTCAACGGGCAGATTCATCTTCGCCCGGCCGGACAATCTGCGCTGGGAGTATGAAACGCCCTTTGCTTCCGGATTCCTGCTCAAGGGGAACAAGGGTCTGCGCTGGGACGAAGCGGCAAAGCAGCCGACACAGTTCAGCACCGAATCAGCACCGGAAATGGCTATTATTTCCGAGCAGATTCTGGCCTGGACCACCATGAACATCGACTGGCTCGCATCCCGCTACACCATAAAAATGACCGGATATGACCCGGCGATCATGGAACTTGTGCCCAGATCGGAAGCGGCCGGTGACTTCATGAGCATGATCAGAATTTTCTTTTCCGCGGACGGTTCGTACCTGCAGGCCATAGAACTGCACGAACCCGGCGGGGACTATACCAGAATTGATTTCAGAAACGTGAAAATCAACGGGCCGCTACCGGACGGAATTTTCGAAAGGAGATAG
- a CDS encoding beta-ketoacyl synthase chain length factor, with protein sequence MISLSIEGIGIVAADMDRDSLCRAALEGQPLTPSETKAETSELDKIFPPRKLRRVDHFTRMSMLAACRALRDSVPETDEETLPKLPDNTAIIISSGYGPAQTVFEFLDSMIDFGPGCASPLSFSHSVHNIPAATLAMFLGGNCPYTTICQPRAPLAAGLMTAACWLAEGRAERVLLGTVDESTPLLEDNTRRILAEKGMSADHLPVIDSAGFFLLSAAQGCTTDYGCIGTQTITVEELARQDYSGPFFVPARTLPEMVKCGLQAASAVKADQPTAAGLELAAASFYARAHGAACCLEKNGKNFGLIRIRKNGE encoded by the coding sequence ATGATCAGTCTCTCCATTGAAGGAATAGGCATAGTTGCCGCCGACATGGACCGCGACAGCTTATGCCGTGCGGCGCTTGAAGGACAACCGCTCACGCCTTCCGAAACAAAGGCCGAGACCTCCGAACTGGACAAAATTTTTCCGCCGCGAAAGCTGCGCCGGGTGGACCACTTCACCCGCATGAGCATGCTTGCGGCCTGCCGGGCCCTGCGGGACAGTGTTCCGGAAACGGATGAAGAGACACTGCCGAAACTTCCGGACAACACCGCCATAATCATCAGTTCCGGATATGGCCCGGCACAGACCGTCTTTGAATTTCTGGACTCCATGATCGACTTCGGACCGGGGTGCGCATCGCCGCTGTCCTTTTCACACTCGGTGCACAACATTCCGGCGGCGACACTGGCCATGTTTCTCGGCGGCAACTGCCCGTATACGACAATCTGCCAGCCCCGCGCTCCCCTTGCGGCAGGTCTCATGACCGCTGCCTGCTGGCTGGCCGAAGGCAGAGCCGAGCGGGTTCTGCTTGGGACGGTGGATGAAAGCACCCCCCTGCTGGAAGACAACACACGCAGAATACTTGCAGAAAAAGGAATGTCCGCCGACCATCTTCCGGTCATCGACAGTGCAGGCTTCTTTCTTCTTTCGGCAGCGCAGGGGTGTACCACCGACTATGGATGCATTGGGACACAAACCATCACGGTCGAAGAGCTTGCCAGGCAGGACTATTCAGGGCCTTTCTTCGTTCCGGCCAGAACCCTGCCGGAAATGGTAAAATGCGGTCTTCAAGCCGCATCGGCAGTAAAAGCCGATCAGCCCACAGCCGCAGGTCTGGAACTGGCCGCGGCATCATTTTATGCCAGGGCACACGGCGCGGCCTGCTGCCTTGAAAAAAACGGGAAGAATTTCGGCCTGATCCGAATCCGAAAAAACGGAGAATAA
- a CDS encoding 3-hydroxyacyl-ACP dehydratase, whose protein sequence is MELRQHIAACSGHLEQIGAGYRREFNFPESFPGFDGHFPGNPILPGVIQTLLGEICSFEALEKEYPGEKMRLETVTRGKFMRPVKPGEKLTLDLSLKTKDAKRISICTLRVYGETAASYQLIFVREEE, encoded by the coding sequence ATGGAACTCCGCCAACACATTGCCGCCTGTTCCGGCCACCTTGAACAGATAGGAGCCGGATACCGCAGGGAATTCAACTTCCCGGAATCCTTTCCGGGTTTCGACGGGCATTTTCCCGGAAATCCGATTCTCCCCGGAGTAATACAGACCCTGCTCGGCGAAATATGCTCCTTCGAAGCTCTTGAAAAGGAGTATCCCGGTGAAAAGATGCGCCTTGAGACCGTCACCCGCGGCAAATTCATGCGTCCTGTCAAACCGGGAGAAAAACTGACCCTTGATCTCTCCCTGAAAACAAAGGATGCAAAACGCATCAGCATCTGCACCCTGCGGGTCTATGGAGAAACTGCCGCCAGCTATCAGTTGATCTTTGTCCGGGAGGAAGAATAA